From one Gimesia sp. genomic stretch:
- a CDS encoding PQQ-binding-like beta-propeller repeat protein, with protein MPRTDIDFSFRKSVPTYWFLKWGGLLLLWTLSLPGPLSAQLPKISPGTAKKQDSQSREEPDSRDSATTEQGSWTSFLGNQRNGISDETGLNVNWNAHKPSVLWREPLGGGYSSIVIADGKLWTMATHLNHDYIICLDALSGKKLWSTRGAPTYLDHQRQARGPRSTPTWHAGKLYCLLPAGDLLCLTADTGRILWKINIFDISGAPRQEQKTIYYWGMSASPLIEGDLVILQPGGSANNSVIAVHKDTGKLVWSAGTDPPGYASPIVIEAENQRQIIVPTGQSILSLNPKEGSLLWRVVWGNKYNCNCATPVWNEDSLFISSAYGTGSMRFALILQNEELRPISRWKNLSMQNQFATSIIKDGYIYGPHGDLATVTYRCLDLQRGEVQWKSRRVGKCTQIAAQGHLICLTEQGTLVLIEANPTEYREKGKLTGLLEFKAWAHPALANHRLYLRDEKRILCLDLKEK; from the coding sequence ATGCCACGAACTGATATCGATTTTTCTTTCCGAAAGTCTGTTCCCACTTACTGGTTCCTGAAGTGGGGAGGGTTGCTGCTGCTCTGGACACTATCTTTGCCGGGGCCCTTGTCTGCACAGTTACCCAAAATCTCGCCAGGCACAGCCAAAAAACAGGATAGTCAGTCTCGAGAGGAGCCAGACAGCCGCGATTCTGCAACTACAGAGCAGGGGAGTTGGACCTCGTTTCTGGGAAATCAGCGAAATGGGATATCCGACGAAACCGGACTGAATGTGAACTGGAATGCGCACAAACCGTCTGTCCTGTGGCGGGAACCGCTGGGAGGTGGATACTCATCCATAGTGATCGCCGACGGGAAACTCTGGACGATGGCGACCCACCTCAATCATGATTACATCATTTGTCTCGATGCCCTGTCTGGTAAGAAGCTCTGGTCAACTCGAGGTGCCCCCACCTACCTGGATCATCAGCGTCAGGCCCGAGGACCGCGGTCTACACCTACCTGGCATGCAGGAAAACTCTACTGCCTGCTGCCTGCCGGTGATCTTCTCTGCCTGACCGCAGACACAGGGCGCATTCTCTGGAAAATCAATATATTTGATATCAGTGGTGCGCCGCGACAGGAGCAGAAAACCATCTATTACTGGGGGATGTCTGCTTCACCTCTGATAGAGGGGGATCTGGTCATCCTTCAGCCGGGCGGATCTGCCAATAATTCGGTGATCGCCGTCCACAAGGACACAGGCAAGCTGGTCTGGTCTGCTGGAACTGACCCGCCGGGCTATGCTTCCCCCATCGTGATTGAAGCCGAAAACCAGCGACAGATTATCGTTCCCACTGGACAATCCATTCTCTCCCTAAATCCGAAAGAAGGTAGCCTGCTGTGGCGGGTTGTTTGGGGAAACAAATACAACTGCAACTGTGCCACTCCCGTCTGGAATGAAGATTCCCTGTTTATCTCTTCCGCGTATGGGACAGGCAGTATGCGGTTTGCTCTGATTCTACAGAACGAGGAACTCCGCCCCATCTCGCGGTGGAAGAACCTGTCCATGCAGAATCAGTTTGCCACCAGCATTATCAAAGATGGGTATATCTATGGTCCCCACGGAGATCTGGCGACAGTCACGTATCGCTGCCTGGATCTGCAGCGAGGGGAGGTGCAGTGGAAATCACGGCGAGTGGGAAAATGCACCCAGATCGCAGCTCAGGGTCATTTAATCTGTCTGACAGAGCAGGGAACCCTGGTGCTGATCGAAGCGAATCCCACCGAATATCGGGAAAAAGGGAAATTGACCGGCTTACTGGAATTCAAAGCCTGGGCTCATCCGGCACTCGCAAATCACAGACTCTATCTGCGTGATGAAAAACGAATTCTATGCCTGGATCTGAAAGAAAAATAG
- a CDS encoding RidA family protein, which yields MSQTPEERIQELGQTLPTPPKAVGSYIPATQFGNVIVTSGQLPFIGSDLMFKGKIGGDHLHEDDGANAACLCLMNALAQVKAVAGELSRVKRIIRLEGYVHSAPGFDRQPYVLNAASQLLTDIFGDQGKHTRVALGIAEMPLEAAVQLALWVEIE from the coding sequence ATGAGCCAAACCCCCGAAGAGCGAATTCAGGAACTGGGCCAGACTCTGCCAACTCCGCCAAAGGCTGTAGGATCATACATTCCCGCCACCCAGTTTGGAAATGTGATTGTCACCAGCGGTCAGCTTCCTTTTATTGGTTCAGATCTGATGTTCAAAGGGAAAATCGGTGGGGACCATCTACATGAAGATGACGGGGCCAATGCTGCCTGCCTGTGCCTGATGAACGCCCTGGCGCAGGTTAAAGCCGTGGCGGGAGAACTCTCCCGAGTCAAACGAATCATTCGCCTGGAAGGCTATGTCCATTCTGCACCGGGTTTTGATCGTCAGCCTTATGTTTTGAATGCCGCCTCTCAGCTTCTGACCGATATTTTCGGTGATCAAGGCAAGCACACACGTGTCGCTCTGGGGATTGCGGAGATGCCCCTGGAAGCTGCGGTGCAACTGGCGCTCTGGGTTGAAATCGAATAA
- a CDS encoding PQQ-binding-like beta-propeller repeat protein, translating to MRSICLFSLVCCLFNLMLLESRVAAAIFSGEIQSISADQQQVVIKTSGGKEKSFTVPASIPITFNGKNAAFDQFKTGQRATVFTDSSGKITRFSVRESLEPKTKPPVERPRKEMKTSQKAAASDASPAGNQGWTQFRGPNRANISTETGLMKDWSQNPPKLLWTARGLGEGYSSVSLSGNLVFTMGTKANEETVFAIDLNTGEIVWSQPNGPIFQNNQGNGPRSTPTIDGNLVYALGANGNLACLSVRDGNLEWSKNILQEFSARNIVWGISESPLIDGDKLICTPGGQGATMVALKKQDGSLIWKSAVPSNPQAGYASPIKIDVGGVAQYVNFTHSGVMGIAAENGTPLWGNDRAANKTANCSAPVFYPEMSSVFYASGYGTGGALLKLSAAQNRVTAQLGFFTPDMKNHHGGMVQIDGYLYGSSDPGVLTCINLRNGETVWQDRSVGKGALTCADGHIYMRSEKGPIALIEVNPKAYVEKGRFDQPQRTGKPAWPHPVVADGKLFLRDQDLLLCYDVRGQ from the coding sequence ATGCGATCGATCTGTCTGTTTAGTCTGGTGTGTTGTCTGTTCAATTTGATGTTGCTGGAATCTCGGGTTGCTGCAGCGATTTTCAGTGGGGAAATCCAGTCGATCTCTGCTGATCAACAACAGGTGGTAATCAAAACTTCGGGTGGAAAAGAAAAAAGTTTTACCGTCCCTGCTTCGATTCCGATTACTTTCAACGGGAAAAATGCCGCCTTTGATCAGTTCAAAACAGGACAGCGAGCCACCGTTTTTACTGACAGTTCTGGCAAGATTACTCGTTTTTCAGTTCGAGAGTCTCTGGAACCCAAAACAAAACCCCCGGTGGAACGTCCCCGTAAAGAAATGAAAACCAGTCAGAAGGCAGCTGCTTCTGACGCCAGTCCTGCAGGAAATCAGGGATGGACGCAGTTTCGAGGTCCGAACCGAGCTAATATTTCCACAGAGACTGGGCTGATGAAGGATTGGAGCCAAAACCCACCCAAACTTCTATGGACTGCTCGCGGGCTGGGCGAAGGATATTCTTCCGTCTCACTCAGTGGCAATCTGGTTTTTACCATGGGAACCAAAGCCAACGAAGAGACAGTGTTTGCTATCGATCTGAATACGGGGGAAATTGTCTGGTCGCAGCCCAATGGACCGATCTTTCAGAATAATCAGGGGAATGGACCACGCTCCACTCCGACTATTGATGGCAACCTGGTTTACGCCCTGGGAGCGAATGGGAATCTTGCCTGCCTCTCCGTACGGGATGGAAACCTCGAGTGGTCAAAGAATATTCTGCAGGAGTTTTCAGCCAGAAATATCGTCTGGGGGATCAGTGAATCCCCTCTCATCGATGGCGATAAGCTGATCTGCACACCGGGAGGACAGGGCGCGACCATGGTTGCACTGAAGAAGCAGGATGGCAGTTTGATCTGGAAATCGGCAGTGCCCTCCAATCCACAGGCTGGATACGCTTCACCGATCAAAATTGATGTCGGAGGAGTCGCACAATACGTGAATTTCACCCACTCAGGAGTCATGGGAATTGCAGCCGAAAACGGAACGCCTCTCTGGGGCAATGATCGGGCGGCGAATAAGACTGCGAATTGTTCTGCACCTGTGTTTTATCCTGAGATGAGTTCTGTGTTCTATGCTTCAGGCTATGGAACTGGAGGGGCTCTGCTGAAGTTATCTGCTGCCCAGAATCGGGTCACTGCGCAGTTGGGTTTCTTTACACCCGACATGAAAAATCATCATGGTGGAATGGTCCAGATCGACGGTTATCTATATGGTTCGAGCGATCCAGGCGTTCTTACATGTATTAATCTCAGGAATGGTGAAACCGTCTGGCAGGACCGTTCAGTAGGAAAAGGGGCTCTGACCTGTGCCGACGGCCATATTTACATGCGTAGTGAGAAAGGTCCCATCGCCCTTATCGAGGTGAACCCCAAAGCATATGTGGAAAAAGGCCGCTTTGATCAGCCGCAACGGACTGGAAAGCCTGCCTGGCCGCATCCAGTCGTCGCTGACGGTAAGCTTTTTCTGCGCGATCAGGATCTACTGCTCTGCTACGATGTACGTGGTCAGTAG
- a CDS encoding endonuclease/exonuclease/phosphatase family protein: MKPLAVVMSVCWVLALIVRLTVRDSGGTISTLIFYISPLILISTGAVFLSLLTLWIRWYRLALIWLLMGALTGAWCYQKQFQKHHTPKHVLEADSMPLRVLFWNVGDQLWSIENMVQEIKRIDADLVALVEAESYSSTDQEFWKNTFPGYRFQAGKNGFMLLSRLPTTASESGNFGWMGRYLKINLKADVSQSGASPVSEAFVVYLVDINSDILRSRKEALQKLAEEVAQQKENPVLILGDFNTPADSVHFNPLRKLCRNSFEDAGEGYNATWPLPLPVLDLDGIWVNSFFQVSSSENRWTWYSDHRPVVADLLLQIAPASGKPAD; encoded by the coding sequence ATGAAACCTCTGGCTGTTGTCATGTCAGTCTGTTGGGTTTTAGCCTTGATCGTACGCCTGACAGTCCGGGACTCGGGGGGGACGATTTCTACTCTGATTTTCTATATCTCTCCCCTGATTCTGATAAGCACAGGGGCGGTCTTTCTTTCTCTACTGACTCTCTGGATTCGTTGGTACCGTCTGGCTCTGATCTGGCTCTTGATGGGTGCACTAACCGGCGCGTGGTGCTATCAGAAACAGTTTCAGAAGCATCACACTCCGAAGCATGTGCTGGAAGCGGATTCAATGCCTTTGCGTGTACTGTTCTGGAATGTTGGAGATCAGCTCTGGAGCATTGAAAATATGGTTCAGGAGATCAAACGGATTGATGCAGATCTGGTGGCATTAGTGGAAGCAGAATCTTATTCATCCACGGATCAGGAGTTCTGGAAAAACACATTTCCGGGGTACCGTTTTCAAGCTGGAAAAAATGGTTTTATGCTCTTGTCTCGCCTCCCCACGACCGCGAGCGAATCCGGGAACTTCGGCTGGATGGGGCGTTATCTCAAAATTAATCTTAAGGCTGATGTGTCGCAGTCTGGGGCTTCCCCGGTTTCAGAAGCTTTTGTGGTTTACTTGGTGGATATCAACAGCGATATTCTCAGATCCCGCAAAGAGGCACTGCAGAAGCTCGCAGAGGAAGTTGCCCAGCAGAAAGAAAATCCTGTTTTAATACTGGGAGATTTCAATACTCCCGCAGACTCCGTCCATTTCAATCCACTGCGGAAACTCTGTCGAAACTCATTCGAAGATGCCGGTGAGGGTTATAATGCGACCTGGCCTCTGCCCTTGCCTGTACTGGATCTGGATGGGATCTGGGTCAATTCGTTTTTCCAGGTAAGTTCTTCTGAAAATCGCTGGACCTGGTACTCGGATCATCGCCCTGTTGTTGCTGATCTTTTACTGCAGATAGCGCCTGCTTCGGGTAAACCTGCTGACTGA
- a CDS encoding sulfatase-like hydrolase/transferase: MIINALVLALVLGSVTTLSAADSNTVRPNVLWITSEDNGPHLGCYGDEYAETPHIDKLASRGTIYLNCWSNAPVCAPARTTLITGMYPTCLGAEHMRSMVKLPKQFLMYPQYLRKAGYYCTNNSKEDYNVESVGKIWDESSRKAHWKNRKPGQPFFAVFNHTISHESKIRNRPHTLVHDPAKARVPAYHPDTPEVRHDWAQYYDRITEMDALVGKNLKELAEAGLTDDTIIFYYGDHGSGMPRSKRWPYNSGLQVPLVIYIPPKFRSLASSDYRTDGESDRLVSFVDFAPTLLSLAGIEPPEHMQGFAFLGQHQTKPQDYLFGFRGRMDERYDLVRSVRNKRYVYIRNYMPHKEYGQYLNYMFQTPTTQVWKRMYDAGELVPPQTYFWETKPSEELYDLQNDQDEVKNLVDSDEHREVLNELRKAQQQKLLAIRDLGFMPEAEIHRLADGKAPYLIGHNSEFYPLPEVLSMADLASSQKMNAQAELLAGLKDENDVVRYWAAMGFLIRGRQAVQQAAPQLRAALQDSSKSVRCIAAEALGRYGNQQDVNAGVDKLISLANQKKDGLYVAMLALNGLDKLGPKKVAAVKDQIDKLPVKNDQVNRRLQSYVGRLVERLQEQQEQNK; this comes from the coding sequence ATGATAATCAATGCGTTGGTGCTGGCTCTGGTTTTGGGGTCCGTCACCACGTTATCTGCAGCGGATTCTAACACAGTCCGCCCCAACGTATTGTGGATTACCAGTGAAGACAATGGTCCCCACCTCGGCTGTTATGGGGATGAATACGCGGAAACTCCCCATATCGATAAACTCGCTTCGCGGGGAACGATCTATCTCAATTGCTGGTCGAATGCCCCGGTCTGCGCTCCAGCCCGGACCACGCTGATAACCGGGATGTATCCGACTTGCCTGGGGGCAGAACATATGCGAAGTATGGTCAAGCTTCCGAAACAGTTTCTGATGTATCCACAGTACCTGCGTAAAGCCGGTTATTACTGCACCAATAACAGCAAGGAAGATTATAACGTCGAATCTGTGGGAAAGATCTGGGACGAATCCAGCCGGAAGGCACACTGGAAAAATCGTAAGCCCGGACAACCTTTCTTTGCCGTCTTTAATCACACCATCAGTCATGAGAGTAAAATCCGAAACCGGCCCCATACGCTGGTTCACGATCCCGCGAAAGCACGAGTCCCTGCCTATCATCCGGATACGCCGGAAGTGCGTCACGACTGGGCGCAATACTACGATCGTATAACGGAAATGGACGCGCTGGTGGGGAAAAATCTCAAGGAACTGGCAGAAGCCGGTCTGACCGATGATACAATTATCTTTTATTACGGCGACCATGGTTCCGGAATGCCCCGCAGCAAACGCTGGCCCTATAATTCGGGGCTGCAGGTGCCACTGGTGATCTACATTCCTCCTAAGTTCCGCAGTCTGGCTTCTTCCGATTATCGGACTGATGGAGAGTCAGATCGGCTGGTCAGCTTTGTTGATTTTGCACCCACCTTGTTAAGCCTGGCTGGAATTGAGCCCCCCGAACATATGCAGGGATTTGCTTTCCTGGGACAACATCAAACCAAGCCACAGGATTACCTGTTCGGGTTTCGGGGCAGAATGGATGAACGCTACGATCTTGTACGTTCTGTGCGTAACAAGCGTTATGTTTACATCCGCAACTATATGCCACACAAGGAATATGGCCAGTACCTGAATTATATGTTCCAGACTCCGACCACTCAGGTCTGGAAACGCATGTATGATGCGGGCGAACTTGTGCCACCTCAAACATATTTCTGGGAAACGAAGCCATCTGAAGAGCTTTACGATCTGCAGAATGATCAGGATGAAGTCAAAAACCTGGTCGATTCTGACGAGCACCGGGAAGTCTTGAATGAACTCCGCAAAGCACAGCAGCAGAAACTGCTGGCAATCCGTGATCTGGGCTTCATGCCGGAAGCTGAAATTCATCGACTGGCTGATGGGAAGGCACCCTATCTGATCGGACATAATTCCGAGTTTTATCCTCTGCCCGAAGTTCTATCGATGGCGGATCTGGCCTCATCGCAAAAAATGAATGCGCAGGCAGAGTTGCTGGCTGGCCTCAAAGATGAGAATGATGTCGTTCGATACTGGGCCGCCATGGGCTTTCTGATTCGAGGCAGACAGGCAGTACAACAGGCCGCACCGCAGTTACGAGCCGCATTGCAGGATTCATCGAAGTCTGTTCGGTGTATCGCCGCAGAGGCTCTGGGACGTTATGGTAATCAGCAGGATGTCAACGCCGGCGTCGATAAACTGATTTCCCTCGCGAATCAGAAGAAAGATGGACTCTATGTCGCGATGCTGGCGCTGAATGGACTGGATAAGCTGGGACCCAAAAAGGTCGCTGCTGTGAAGGACCAGATCGATAAGCTGCCTGTGAAGAATGATCAGGTTAATCGTCGTCTGCAAAGCTATGTGGGACGACTGGTCGAACGGCTTCAGGAACAACAGGAACAGAACAAGTAA